Proteins from one Bradyrhizobium roseum genomic window:
- a CDS encoding TldD/PmbA family protein — protein MNSSPSSTSPQSKSSGATSDLFDQSALSTLAQRLVEAAKRAGADAADAVAVRGVSQGVEVRDGRVEESERSEGDDVGLRVLVGQRQAVVSTNDVSGDGIAKLAERAVAMARVAPDDKYVGLADPALLARDFADLDLLDRNIPTTGELERRACEAEAAGLAVKGVSKSGGASASGGIGGMVLVTSTGFHGSYLRSSHGISMTAISGEGTSMERDYDFTSAPHASDLASPESVGRKAGERTVARSNPRKVETCKVPVVYDPRVSGSLVGHLVGAINGASVARKTSFLKDRMGEQLFAKEIRIIDDPLRVRGLRSQTFDAEGVRVKKTALIDEGVLTTWLLDCATARELGLVTTGHAHRGVSSSPSPGAYNLHLEAGAMTPKELISDIKQGFYVTDLIGSGVNGVTGDYSRGASGFWIENGEITYPVSEVTIAGHLLAMFKSLVAANDLEFRFGVNAPTLRIEGLTLGGR, from the coding sequence GTGAACTCTTCACCATCCAGCACTTCGCCACAATCGAAGTCTTCCGGCGCGACTTCCGACCTGTTCGACCAATCGGCGCTCTCGACGCTGGCGCAGCGCCTCGTCGAGGCTGCGAAACGTGCGGGCGCGGACGCTGCCGACGCGGTTGCGGTGCGCGGCGTGTCGCAGGGCGTCGAGGTGCGCGATGGCCGGGTCGAGGAATCCGAGCGTTCCGAAGGCGACGATGTTGGTCTGCGCGTGCTGGTCGGGCAGCGTCAGGCCGTGGTCTCGACCAATGACGTCTCCGGCGACGGCATTGCAAAGCTCGCCGAGCGCGCGGTCGCGATGGCCCGCGTGGCGCCCGACGACAAATATGTCGGCCTCGCCGATCCCGCGCTGCTTGCGCGCGACTTCGCCGATCTCGATCTGCTCGATCGCAATATCCCGACCACCGGCGAACTGGAGCGCCGCGCTTGCGAGGCCGAGGCCGCAGGCCTTGCGGTCAAGGGCGTCTCCAAGTCCGGCGGCGCGTCCGCCTCGGGCGGCATCGGCGGCATGGTGCTGGTGACCTCGACCGGCTTCCACGGCTCCTATCTGCGCTCCAGCCACGGCATCTCGATGACCGCGATCTCGGGCGAAGGCACCAGCATGGAGCGCGACTACGATTTCACCTCCGCGCCGCATGCCTCCGACCTCGCTTCGCCCGAAAGCGTCGGCCGCAAGGCAGGCGAGCGCACCGTGGCGCGGTCCAACCCGCGCAAGGTCGAAACCTGCAAGGTGCCCGTCGTGTACGATCCGCGGGTGTCGGGATCGCTGGTCGGACATCTCGTCGGCGCCATCAACGGCGCCTCGGTCGCGCGCAAGACGAGCTTTTTGAAGGACCGGATGGGCGAGCAGCTGTTCGCGAAGGAAATCCGCATCATCGACGATCCCTTGCGGGTGCGCGGCCTGCGCTCGCAGACGTTCGACGCCGAGGGCGTCAGGGTGAAGAAGACCGCGCTGATCGACGAAGGCGTGCTGACCACCTGGCTGCTCGATTGCGCGACCGCGCGCGAACTCGGGCTGGTCACGACCGGACACGCCCATCGCGGCGTCTCGTCCTCGCCGTCGCCGGGAGCATACAATCTGCATCTCGAAGCCGGTGCGATGACTCCGAAAGAGCTGATCTCGGACATTAAACAGGGCTTTTACGTCACCGACCTGATCGGCTCCGGCGTCAATGGCGTCACCGGCGATTACAGCCGCGGCGCCTCCGGCTTCTGGATCGAGAACGGCGAGATCACTTATCCGGTCAGCGAGGTGACGATCGCGGGCCATTTGCTGGCGATGTTCAAATCGCTGGTCGCCGCCAACGATCTGGAATTCCGCTTCGGCGTCAACGCGCCGACGCTGCGCATCGAGGGCCTGACGCTTGGCGGACGCTGA
- a CDS encoding DUF6101 family protein yields MGRQTATSGINPAGSSRVTRLDPLSLPLSFHAHDTRADGGVRRIELHRERVVLHRAVQGMRMAINVRVQDFLGVALRSVDDDAQVLVLVHRDPALNIPLCESADREEIVSAWLTWSDIFALPQLMEDDHYEPAARRRRHNAIRARRPKFLVRRRLGNLTNTETIHRDEREIIARD; encoded by the coding sequence GTGGGGCGTCAAACAGCAACAAGCGGGATCAATCCCGCCGGGTCGAGCCGTGTCACGCGGCTCGACCCTCTCTCTCTTCCGCTCAGCTTCCATGCGCATGATACCCGCGCGGACGGCGGCGTGCGGCGGATCGAACTTCATCGCGAACGCGTCGTGCTGCACCGTGCCGTTCAGGGCATGCGGATGGCAATCAACGTTCGCGTCCAGGACTTTCTCGGCGTCGCGCTGCGCAGCGTCGATGACGATGCGCAGGTGCTGGTGCTGGTCCATCGCGACCCCGCGCTCAACATTCCCCTGTGCGAGAGCGCCGATCGCGAGGAGATCGTGTCGGCCTGGCTGACATGGAGCGACATCTTCGCGCTTCCGCAATTGATGGAAGACGATCATTACGAACCGGCCGCCCGTCGCCGCCGCCACAATGCCATCCGCGCCCGCCGCCCGAAATTTCTGGTGCGCCGCCGCCTCGGCAATCTGACCAATACCGAGACCATTCACCGCGACGAGCGCGAGATCATCGCGCGGGATTGA
- the ubiA gene encoding 4-hydroxybenzoate octaprenyltransferase translates to MSEVTAPVADATGNWVDTHAPSWARPYLRLSRFDRPIGSWLLLMPCWWSAALAAGVARDVSQLPLTIVLFFIGAFVMRGAGCAWNDITDRDLDARVERTRSRPLPAGQISVAQALAFLVLLALIGLAVLLQFNRFAILTGIASLAIVAIYPFMKRITWWPQVVLGLAFSWGALMGFAVTLGRIDPPALALYAGSIAWVIGYDTIYAHQDAEDDALIGVKSTARLFGARTHRALAVLYALAVMLIGAALVLAGARWAAWIGLAVFAVHLVWQIKQLDIADGALCLRIFKSNRDAGLLLFAGLLVDAVMRAA, encoded by the coding sequence ATGAGCGAGGTGACCGCCCCGGTTGCCGACGCGACCGGCAACTGGGTCGATACGCACGCGCCCTCCTGGGCGCGGCCCTATTTGCGGCTTTCCCGTTTCGACCGTCCGATCGGTTCCTGGCTGCTGCTGATGCCGTGCTGGTGGTCGGCAGCGCTGGCCGCCGGCGTTGCCCGCGACGTTTCGCAACTGCCGCTCACGATCGTACTGTTCTTCATCGGCGCCTTTGTGATGCGCGGCGCTGGCTGCGCCTGGAACGACATCACCGACCGTGATCTCGATGCGCGCGTCGAGCGGACGCGATCCCGGCCATTGCCCGCCGGCCAGATCAGCGTGGCACAGGCGTTGGCTTTCCTGGTCCTGCTGGCGCTGATCGGCCTTGCCGTGCTGCTGCAGTTCAACCGGTTTGCGATTCTGACCGGCATCGCCTCGCTCGCCATCGTCGCGATCTATCCGTTCATGAAGCGCATCACCTGGTGGCCGCAGGTCGTGCTGGGCCTCGCCTTTTCATGGGGCGCGCTGATGGGGTTCGCCGTCACGCTCGGGCGGATCGATCCGCCCGCGCTCGCGCTCTATGCCGGCTCGATCGCCTGGGTGATCGGCTACGACACGATCTACGCACATCAGGACGCCGAGGACGACGCGCTGATCGGGGTCAAATCCACCGCGCGGTTGTTCGGCGCGCGCACTCACCGGGCGCTGGCTGTGTTGTATGCGCTCGCGGTTATGCTGATCGGTGCGGCGCTTGTGCTCGCCGGCGCGCGCTGGGCGGCATGGATCGGACTCGCGGTGTTCGCGGTGCATCTGGTCTGGCAGATCAAGCAGCTGGACATTGCCGACGGCGCCTTGTGTCTGCGCATTTTCAAATCCAACCGCGACGCCGGATTGCTTCTGTTCGCGGGCTTGCTAGTCGATGCCGTGATGCGCGCGGCCTGA